The DNA region GAGTTATTAATCGGTCGATTGTATCGTAAATTTTTAGACAAAAAAAAGTGTAGTATTCGATTGGTCGCTTTTAATTTGAATGATTTGATTAATATAAAAATGGATCGCTATGCCCTACCAAATGATCCAATGTATTTGATGGATAAGACATCCTGTCCTGCTCCGTTTGACAAAAAAGCAATGTTCCAAGAATTCGGAGATAAAGAATTAAAAATGCCAATTAAATACAATGGCAAACAGTATCCAGTTATAGTTCGATTTAGCGTAGCGAAGAAAGAAGCTAGAATGGGAGATAACCCAGGAAATAAGCCGCATGGTAAACATGCAGCTAAGAATGTAGGAGTGTCTTTAGTTCGAGCACATAGAGAAATTGAATTGGATAAGTCTTGGACAATTCAGCATGAAGTTACCGAGCGATGGTGGGGTGTGGAATTGGATTTTCCTTCAGAATTAGATGAGTTGTTCGGATTAACGAATAATAAGCAGTATGCGACAAACTTTTCACATCTCGCAGAAGTTGATTACAATGATTTAAGAGGAAATAAAACAATCACTGAGTATCAACAAGAGTTAGAAGACCAAGAAGATCCAATTGCACCTATTTTAGAATTAGGTAGTCGTATTAAATCCAATCTTTCAGCAATGAGAAAATACAATGACACCCAAACAAAAGGAGCAAGGACAGCAAATTTAATGAGTGAATCAAATGAAGATAGTCCCGAATCTATTGCAACTAAAATTACTCGTGAAATGATTGATGAAGGATTTACTTCTAAGAATGATGAACAAGAAAAATTGCCAGTTAAAGAACGAATAGAACAAATCGAAAAGGTTTTAATTGATCAAGGCTTAGATGCAGAAGATGCAAAGCAAATTTCTAAAACGGCAACTGACTTTGGTTTAAAGTATGTATTTGCACACGCAGATATTCAG from Leptospiraceae bacterium includes:
- a CDS encoding ATP-binding protein, which codes for MTDRHDIVPAHLAIQAMRDNGYKNTAYAIAELIDNSLQAGAKNVQLLCGEEEVDGARNNKITRITQIAILDDGGGMDEKTLRLSLQFGNGTHLETENQQGIGKFGMGLPASSISQCTMVEVWSWQDGVENALYTYLDINQIKKKQLMEIPKPKKHKIPKVYSKIGKDFGKSGTLILWSNLDRIFWRRAEAIITNSELLIGRLYRKFLDKKKCSIRLVAFNLNDLINIKMDRYALPNDPMYLMDKTSCPAPFDKKAMFQEFGDKELKMPIKYNGKQYPVIVRFSVAKKEARMGDNPGNKPHGKHAAKNVGVSLVRAHREIELDKSWTIQHEVTERWWGVELDFPSELDELFGLTNNKQYATNFSHLAEVDYNDLRGNKTITEYQQELEDQEDPIAPILELGSRIKSNLSAMRKYNDTQTKGARTANLMSESNEDSPESIATKITREMIDEGFTSKNDEQEKLPVKERIEQIEKVLIDQGLDAEDAKQISKTATDFGLKYVFAHADIQTPAFFTVRPKAGTIIITLNTEHPAYDKLMEIVDEDIEDASREELIDRLSRARDGLKLLLEAWARYEDTLPDGNIKDKAQEVRNDWGRMAKRFMTSD